The Spirosoma foliorum genome has a window encoding:
- the rpsK gene encoding 30S ribosomal protein S11 → MAQAKRKDKAKKRVVVVEPVGQVHIRATFNNIIISITNMNGQVISWASAGKMGFRGSKKNTPYAAQTAAQNCAVVAHDLGMRKAEVFVKGPGSGRESAIRTIQNSGIEVTTIRDITPLPHNGCRPPKRRRV, encoded by the coding sequence ATGGCTCAAGCAAAACGCAAAGACAAAGCGAAAAAGCGGGTGGTAGTTGTTGAACCCGTTGGTCAGGTGCACATCCGGGCTACGTTTAACAACATCATCATTTCGATCACCAACATGAACGGCCAGGTTATCTCCTGGGCATCTGCGGGTAAAATGGGCTTCCGTGGCTCAAAGAAAAACACCCCTTATGCTGCTCAAACAGCCGCTCAAAACTGTGCTGTCGTTGCCCACGATCTGGGTATGCGCAAAGCAGAAGTATTCGTGAAAGGTCCAGGATCAGGTCGTGAATCGGCTATCCGTACCATTCAGAATTCAGGTATCGAAGTAACAACGATTCGTGATATTACCCCGCTGCCGCACAATGGGTGCCGGCCGCCAAAACGTCGTCGCGTATAA
- the rpsD gene encoding 30S ribosomal protein S4 → MARYIGPKAKISRKFGEPIMGPSKALQKKNYGPGMHGRGRKRKQSEYALQLLEKQKVKYTYGILERQFRALFHRAQVREGITGENLLKLCEARLDNTVYRLGIASSRRAARQLVSHKHIVVDGEVVNIPSYSLKPGQLIGVREKSKSLEAVSTSVAARNTKRYNWVEWDAQQLTGKFISYPERDQIPENFNEQAIVELYSK, encoded by the coding sequence ATGGCACGTTACATTGGGCCAAAAGCCAAAATCTCGCGCAAGTTCGGTGAACCCATCATGGGCCCGAGCAAAGCGCTTCAGAAAAAAAATTACGGACCGGGTATGCACGGTCGGGGTCGCAAACGGAAACAGTCCGAATATGCACTCCAATTGCTGGAAAAGCAGAAAGTAAAATACACGTATGGTATCCTGGAGCGTCAGTTCCGTGCACTGTTCCACCGGGCACAGGTTCGCGAGGGTATCACAGGTGAAAACCTGCTCAAATTATGCGAAGCCCGCTTAGATAACACGGTTTATCGCTTGGGTATCGCTTCTTCACGCCGGGCTGCTCGTCAGTTGGTGTCTCACAAACATATCGTTGTTGATGGCGAAGTGGTTAACATTCCTTCTTATTCACTGAAACCTGGTCAATTGATCGGTGTTCGTGAGAAGTCGAAATCACTCGAAGCTGTTTCAACAAGTGTAGCTGCCCGTAATACGAAGCGTTATAACTGGGTTGAATGGGATGCACAACAATTAACGGGTAAGTTCATTAGCTACCCTGAGCGTGATCAGATCCCTGAGAATTTCAACGAGCAGGCAATCGTCGAATTGTATTCGAAGTAA